In Meiothermus ruber DSM 1279, the following proteins share a genomic window:
- a CDS encoding SDR family oxidoreductase: MRVFVTGGTGYLGSTLLRLGSGRPWVLGASYWSQPPAVPGVAWVRLDVRDAAAVEQALKEFRPEVVIHTAYSKASPAALEAITVQGTVHVARACRALGARLIHLSTDQLFDGENPPYAESAAPNPLTEYGQAKLRAEHWVQAILPTATIVRTSLIWGLNPLDVTSQMVLELADGKREGGLFSDEYRSFVYVEDLAQALGELVGLDYAGILHLGGAEVLSRLEFGRLIAPFHGRDPARLPAQRRAEFPGLRPGNCALDSSLAQSLLQTRLRGVREVLRAHRPVG; this comes from the coding sequence GTGCGGGTTTTTGTGACCGGGGGAACCGGTTATTTAGGGAGTACGCTGCTGCGGCTGGGGTCGGGTCGGCCCTGGGTTTTGGGTGCCAGTTACTGGAGCCAGCCGCCGGCGGTGCCGGGGGTGGCCTGGGTGCGGCTGGATGTACGGGATGCGGCGGCGGTGGAGCAGGCCTTGAAGGAGTTTCGTCCCGAGGTGGTCATCCACACCGCCTACAGCAAGGCCAGTCCAGCGGCGCTCGAGGCCATCACCGTACAGGGCACGGTTCATGTGGCCCGGGCCTGCCGGGCTCTTGGGGCCCGGCTGATCCACCTCTCCACCGACCAGCTTTTCGATGGCGAAAACCCGCCCTATGCCGAGTCGGCTGCGCCCAACCCCCTCACCGAGTACGGCCAGGCCAAGCTCAGGGCCGAACACTGGGTGCAGGCGATACTCCCCACCGCCACCATCGTCCGCACCTCGCTCATCTGGGGCCTGAACCCCCTCGACGTGACCAGCCAGATGGTGCTGGAGTTGGCCGATGGCAAGCGGGAGGGCGGGCTTTTTAGCGACGAGTACCGCTCCTTTGTGTACGTAGAGGATCTGGCCCAGGCCCTGGGGGAGCTGGTGGGTCTGGACTATGCGGGCATCCTGCACCTGGGGGGTGCGGAGGTGTTGAGCCGGCTCGAGTTTGGACGACTGATTGCCCCTTTCCACGGACGCGACCCGGCCCGACTTCCGGCCCAGCGCCGCGCCGAGTTTCCCGGCCTACGTCCCGGTAATTGTGCGCTGGATAGCTCGCTGGCTCAGTCCCTGCTCCAGACCCGGCTGCGCGGGGTGCGGGAAGTGTTGCGCGCGCACCGCCCTGTGGGATAA
- a CDS encoding RHS repeat domain-containing protein — MKPPEGFWAYLEDDNNYDNLKLVLSDGVGEEVLWLSALELAGGLAHLEEDELLDPNESAWLHEAVEVAEAPAAPLELAQRHPRLEGAYCAAQVELYNPPGLLLLRRVVEEGGDLLEITTPNGSVYTFEYDRVRAYLRPLLPH; from the coding sequence ATGAAACCCCCTGAGGGCTTCTGGGCCTACCTCGAGGACGACAACAACTACGACAACCTCAAACTGGTTTTGTCGGATGGGGTGGGGGAGGAGGTGCTGTGGCTCTCGGCGCTCGAGCTGGCTGGGGGTCTGGCCCATCTCGAAGAAGATGAACTGCTTGACCCCAACGAATCAGCCTGGCTGCACGAGGCTGTGGAGGTGGCCGAGGCGCCGGCGGCCCCCCTCGAGCTGGCCCAGCGCCACCCCCGCCTCGAGGGCGCTTACTGCGCCGCCCAGGTTGAACTTTATAACCCGCCAGGCCTTCTGCTTTTGCGCCGGGTGGTAGAGGAGGGGGGCGATCTGCTGGAGATCACCACCCCCAACGGCTCGGTTTATACCTTCGAATACGATCGGGTTCGCGCCTACCTGCGCCCGCTTTTGCCCCACTAG
- a CDS encoding TrmH family RNA methyltransferase codes for MRITSTANPRIKAAAELKERKNRERTGTFLIEGAREIERALAAGLEVIEAYCGEPLSPEEARAVAHLSRALGLEVHELSEAALKKISSREHPAGVLAVARMPRPSLAAFQPSSNALLLVSVGLEKPGNLGALLRSADAAGADAVLVAGGVDLYSPQVIRNSTGVVFSLPTFAAPEQAVLDWLLQHNIPIVATTPHTHQTYWDVDLRGPVAIVLGTEHQGLSQTWLERAARKVRIPMQGQADSLNVSVTAALMLYEAVRQRQPRPLP; via the coding sequence ATGCGCATTACCTCAACGGCCAACCCCCGCATCAAGGCGGCTGCTGAACTCAAAGAACGCAAGAACCGCGAGCGAACGGGTACGTTTTTGATTGAAGGCGCTCGCGAAATCGAGCGGGCGTTGGCAGCCGGCCTCGAGGTCATCGAAGCCTACTGCGGCGAGCCTCTCAGCCCCGAGGAGGCCCGCGCCGTTGCTCATTTATCTCGAGCCCTCGGCCTGGAGGTGCACGAGCTTTCCGAGGCAGCCCTCAAGAAAATCAGCAGCCGCGAGCACCCGGCCGGGGTGCTGGCGGTGGCCCGGATGCCCCGCCCTTCCCTTGCGGCCTTCCAGCCTTCTTCCAATGCTTTGCTGCTGGTCTCGGTGGGGCTGGAAAAACCCGGCAACCTGGGGGCTTTGCTGCGCTCAGCCGACGCCGCCGGGGCCGATGCGGTGCTGGTGGCGGGGGGGGTAGACCTCTACAGCCCCCAGGTCATCCGCAACTCCACCGGGGTGGTGTTTTCCTTGCCTACCTTTGCCGCCCCCGAGCAGGCCGTGCTGGACTGGTTACTGCAGCACAATATCCCCATAGTAGCCACCACCCCCCACACCCACCAAACCTACTGGGACGTGGATCTGCGGGGGCCTGTGGCCATTGTGCTGGGCACGGAACACCAGGGGTTGAGCCAAACCTGGCTCGAGCGGGCCGCACGAAAGGTCAGGATTCCCATGCAGGGCCAGGCCGACAGTCTTAACGTCTCGGTAACAGCCGCCCTGATGCTATATGAGGCTGTACGGCAGCGCCAACCCCGCCCGTTGCCTTAG
- the groES gene encoding co-chaperone GroES yields MATATMLRPLGDRVVVKRIEEEAKTKGGIVLPDTAKEKPQRGKVIAVGSGRVLDNGTKVPLEVKEGDTVVFAKYGGTEIEIDGEEYIILSERDLLAVL; encoded by the coding sequence ATGGCAACCGCAACCATGCTCAGACCCCTCGGTGATCGTGTGGTGGTCAAGCGCATCGAAGAAGAAGCCAAGACCAAAGGGGGCATCGTGTTGCCCGATACCGCCAAGGAAAAGCCCCAGCGGGGCAAGGTAATTGCCGTGGGTAGCGGGCGGGTGCTGGACAACGGCACTAAAGTGCCTCTAGAGGTAAAAGAGGGCGATACCGTGGTGTTTGCTAAGTACGGCGGCACCGAGATCGAAATCGACGGCGAGGAGTACATCATTCTCTCCGAGCGCGATCTGCTGGCCGTTTTGTAA
- the groL gene encoding chaperonin GroEL (60 kDa chaperone family; promotes refolding of misfolded polypeptides especially under stressful conditions; forms two stacked rings of heptamers to form a barrel-shaped 14mer; ends can be capped by GroES; misfolded proteins enter the barrel where they are refolded when GroES binds), which produces MAKMLVFDEAARRSLERGMNAVANAVKVTLGPRGRNVVLEKKFGSPTITKDGVSVAKEVELEDHLENIGAKLMIEIASKTNDITGDGTTTATVLGQAIVREGLRNVAAGANPLDLKRGIEKAVDVAIKSIQELAVPVNDRKAIFEVASVSANNDAEIGNLIADAMEKVGREGVITVEESKSLDTELNFVEGYQFDKGYISPYFVNNPDTMEAQLDEPFILITEKKISNVRELLPVLEQVAQTGKPLLIIAEDVEGEALATLVVNRLRGTLNIAAVKAPGFGDRRKEMLKDLAAITGGTVISEELGFKLENATLSMLGRAERVRINKDETTVVGGKGKKEDIEARINGIKKELETSDSEYAKEKLQERLAKLAGGVAVIRVGAATETELKEKKHRYEDALSTARAAVEEGIVPGGGVALLRAVPAIKNLIKELDGDEATGAKIVLRAIEEPARQIAANAGYEGSVVVNNILSKKEKNYGFNAATGEYGDMMEWGIVDPAKVTRTALQNAASIGSLILMTEAVVAEKPEEKKAPAAPAGGMGGDMDF; this is translated from the coding sequence ATGGCGAAAATGCTAGTTTTTGATGAAGCTGCACGCCGTAGCCTCGAGCGCGGCATGAACGCGGTAGCCAATGCTGTAAAGGTGACCCTGGGCCCCCGTGGGCGCAACGTGGTGCTGGAGAAGAAATTCGGCAGCCCCACCATTACCAAAGACGGGGTTAGCGTAGCCAAGGAGGTCGAGCTGGAGGACCACCTCGAGAACATCGGCGCCAAGCTGATGATCGAGATCGCCTCCAAGACCAACGACATCACCGGTGACGGTACCACCACTGCTACCGTGCTGGGCCAGGCCATCGTGCGTGAGGGTCTGCGCAACGTGGCCGCCGGGGCCAACCCCCTCGACCTCAAGCGCGGCATTGAGAAGGCCGTGGATGTGGCCATCAAGAGCATCCAGGAGCTGGCCGTACCCGTCAACGACCGCAAGGCCATCTTCGAAGTGGCTAGCGTATCGGCCAACAACGACGCCGAGATCGGCAACCTGATCGCCGATGCCATGGAGAAGGTGGGCCGCGAGGGTGTCATCACCGTTGAGGAGTCCAAGAGCCTCGACACCGAGCTCAACTTCGTGGAAGGGTATCAGTTCGACAAGGGCTACATCTCGCCCTACTTCGTCAACAACCCCGACACGATGGAGGCCCAGCTCGATGAGCCCTTCATCCTGATCACCGAGAAGAAGATCAGCAACGTGCGCGAGCTGCTGCCGGTGCTCGAGCAGGTTGCCCAGACCGGCAAGCCCCTGCTCATCATTGCCGAAGACGTCGAGGGTGAGGCCCTGGCAACCCTGGTGGTCAACCGCCTGCGCGGTACCCTCAACATCGCTGCTGTCAAGGCCCCTGGCTTTGGTGACCGCCGCAAGGAGATGCTCAAAGACCTGGCGGCCATCACCGGTGGTACCGTGATCAGCGAAGAGCTGGGCTTCAAGCTGGAGAACGCCACCCTCTCCATGCTGGGCCGCGCCGAGCGGGTGCGCATCAACAAGGATGAGACCACCGTGGTGGGCGGCAAGGGCAAGAAGGAAGACATCGAGGCCCGCATCAACGGCATCAAGAAGGAGCTCGAGACCTCCGACAGCGAGTACGCCAAGGAGAAACTGCAGGAGCGCCTGGCCAAGCTGGCTGGTGGCGTGGCTGTGATCCGCGTGGGTGCTGCTACCGAGACCGAGCTCAAGGAGAAGAAGCACCGCTACGAGGACGCCCTCTCCACGGCCCGCGCCGCAGTGGAGGAAGGCATCGTGCCCGGTGGTGGTGTGGCCCTGCTGCGCGCCGTGCCCGCCATCAAGAACCTGATCAAGGAGCTCGATGGTGATGAGGCCACCGGTGCCAAGATTGTGCTGCGCGCCATCGAAGAGCCCGCCCGCCAGATTGCTGCCAACGCCGGCTACGAGGGCAGCGTGGTGGTCAACAACATCCTCAGCAAGAAAGAAAAGAACTACGGCTTCAACGCGGCCACCGGTGAGTACGGCGACATGATGGAGTGGGGCATCGTGGACCCGGCCAAAGTGACCCGTACGGCCCTGCAGAACGCCGCTTCCATCGGCTCGCTGATCCTCATGACCGAGGCTGTGGTGGCCGAGAAGCCCGAAGAGAAGAAGGCCCCTGCTGCGCCCGCTGGCGGCATGGGTGGCGACATGGACTTCTAA